The following is a genomic window from Polypterus senegalus isolate Bchr_013 chromosome 9, ASM1683550v1, whole genome shotgun sequence.
AAGCCCCAATATGGATGCCACCAGGGCAGCATGGGAATccctgggggccaccagggggagctgttggGTATAATGGCACAAGAACCATTTGGGGTcctgcctgacccggaagtcatTCCTGAAGGCAATAGATtaagcactggaagtactcttgAGTCTGGAGTTACTAGAATGCCCTCCACTTGACTGAAAAAGAGAGCTGGAGTCAGATGTGGAGGAGGGAGTGGAGCTGTAGAAAACAGAAAGAATGAATTGTACTGAATTGTAGAGTTGTGTGGATGgtacagtttaaattaaaaaacactttaattgaACTGGGACTGTTGTGGTGCAATTGTGTCTGGGTGTTATCGGTGTGGATACTGCCCTAATGGCCACTCCTGATACCAAGGACAGAACAGGACATACTTTTTTAATTCAGGATGTTATCAGAAAAGTGTTCACATTGCCTAAAAAACACAACCTGAGAATTTACTGATTTTTGCGGGCCAgcggttgggaaacactgttttaGACTACACTCCGTAGTCCTCCCTAAGTTGCTACTTGATACTATTTAAGTGGTCTCTTTAAAAAATTGCTACTGtctatttaaatgaaagaaaagatgTTGATACAGCCCCACCGCCCCGCATGAATTTGTATTATTAAAGAAGACTAATcataatacagggtgagtcaaaatgatgttaacactaatggattctTTTTATCtcaaccacacctttccaggtcgatggataggTCATGATGGACCATTGCCATTaaactcccctgatttgacaccctgtgatttctggtttatGGGGTATAGTGAAGGAGCGAGAGTATAGCAGGAAcatttgtgatatcaatgacctgaaggacagaatatggACTCTGGTATCAGCTATTCCCCGCAAGATGGGTGTCTGGGCTtgaaatggtactgttgctcgttggtttttgtgtgttgaacatgatggtgaacaggttgaaacattcctgtaaatcatcttgcacatatgaagtatgttttatgaataaattatttctgccattcaaatgttaacataattttgactcgccctgtaATATTCCTGTTCCTATgcaaatattttaatgatttacACTCCGCTGGAGTTAGGTTATCCTGTATTGTACTGTCACAGGTCATAGGTTTAGGTTATTGATAAATTATGGTAGGGGTTAAGGCTTAATAATACAGGGtgggtcaaaattatgttaacactaatagATTCTTTTTATCTCAACCACACCTTTACAGGTAGATGGATAGGttgtggtggaccattgccatggcctttacactcccctgatttgacaccctgtgatttctaattatgggtatggtgaaggagcacGCGTGTAGCAGGAacgtttgtgatatcaatgacctgaaggacagaataaggactctggtatcatctattccccgcAAAATGTGTATCTGGGCTTTAAATGATACTGTTGCTCATTGGTTTTTGTGACTTGAACGAACAGGTCGAGACAtttctgtaaatcatcttgcacatatgaagtatgttttgtgaataaagcgtttccgccattcaaatgttaacataattttgactcaccctgtatttgtagtgttcttttattataaaaaatgcttCCTGCGTTTATGTGGACTACCTCTAAGAATCTGGACAGCATGCTGCTAGTTTGACTGTGAATTTTAAACCTGTTCAGTATGAAGAAGGGTGGGCcataggtgtgtttgtgtgcacaaGATAAATGCCCTTTAATAGGATATTACTCGTCTGCACCTGCTCGGGTCATCCAATAACCATACGCTGAAATATACACATTCAACAACTGGACAGAGcaactttttaattttgtcctCTCTGCATATACTGTGACCATTTAGTTAGacctaaaaataaagttaaattttcTCTATAACAATGATTAATAAAGCCACGTTGCAATTATTACATGTatagtgcattttttaaattattcagtccctttcacttttttcacattttcatttgttgcatccttgtgctaaaattgttaacattttttccccacatcaagcaacactcaatactccagaatggCCAAGTGTAAACAAGCTTTTAGAATATTaataatttatcaaaaataaactgaaatattccATTGACACAGATATTCAGACCATTACCCAGTACTTCATTGAAGACCCTTTGCCagcgattccagcctggagtcttcttgggtctaaTGAGACAAGCTTTGCATTTGATTTTCTGCCATGTTTCgctgcagatcctctcaacctctgtcaggttggatggagattgTCGGTGAACAGcttttttcaggtctctccagagatgttcgattgggttcaagtccaggctctggctgggctTCTCCatgacattcccagagttgttccTAATCCACTCCTTTATTGTCTTTATTCTTATATGgtcattgtccttttggaagTTGAACCTTATGTCCAGTCTCAAGACCAGAGTGTtgtagagcaggttttcattaaggatatctttgtACTTTTCTCTTTTCAGTTTTCCCAGACTTGAGCCTCTTAAAATCAATCTCATGGTATGATCTTGACACCACAATGGTTCCCTGTTTTGAATGGTATTGCGCAGGTGATGACTCattcctggtttcctccagacataacACTAAtctttgattcatcagaccagatattcttgtttttcatagTCTGAAAATCTTATAGGTGCTTTTTTTGCAGAGTACAAGTAGGTTTCCATGTGTCTTTAACTGAGGAGAGatttctgtctggccactctgtcataaagcccaggtCGGTGGAATGTTggagtgatggttgtccttctgacagtTTCTGACATCTCAACACAGCTTCTTTAGAGTTTAGCCAGAGTAACCACTGggttctttttcacctcttttacTAAGGCCCTTCTCACACAATTGATTAATTTGGCTGGGTGaccaactctagaaagagtcaTGGTTGCTCCAgacatcttccatttaagaatgacACAGGCCACTGTGCCTTTGGGAACTTTTAATGCTGCCGAAATTTATTTACAGCCTTCCATAGATCTGTGGCCCAGgttctgtctctaagctctgcggGCAATTCCCTTGAAGTCATAGATCAATATCTGCTCAGCTGTATGTGCCTTTCCTAAACTgtgcaatcaactgaattgaccacaagtGGACTTTAGACATCTCAATGATAACAAAAttggatgcacctgagccaaatatTCAGGCCCATTGCTATGACGCTTGAAATTTGGCTGAGCTGCATCCCATTATATCGATATGAGAAAATGTGTCCTTCTGGGGCAGTGAGTGTTGcttggggaaaaatgaatttaatgattttagcacaaggatgcaacaaaacaaaatgtgaaagattGAAGTGATATGAATACTGTttaaatccactgtatatatccAATGTGAGGTATTTTCTTATAGGAcattattatgtatgtatgtttccGGACCAAAATGAATACTGTCCTTTGTGGCACCTCACGGTATTGTGTTTAAGTGTAATGCTTTCATGGGGGCAGATTTTATCCTGTCACAAAAGTGTAAAGGACTACCAGCAATTTActttaacaaaaatgcaaaattgtgGGAAGTGATGCATTAGCAACATGGCTATAttctgaagaataaaaaaattgtataGCCTTCATCCCTTTGTTGATGAGCAAAATGATGCAGctattatttaattgatttccattaattaccactacaccacactgcacaACGATAAATATCTGCTACTAGTCCAACTGATACAGAAAGATGCCATAACAGCAAAACAGACACATACTCACTACACACTACAATTTAATGCCATTAATATGATATtcttaattattcattttgtaaatgttttattagaACAAGAAACAAATTCAAACAGAAAGCTTACCATTAGCCATCAAAGCCACAATGGCATGAGATGTTCCACAGAAGTTTGATGGAGCACTTTCATTGGCTATGACACCAAACAATGCAATTGGTCCATAACAAGAGAAACCAAATATGGCTCCCAGTGAAAGAATCCAAATCTGCagaagggaaaattttaaaagtaacaagTCAACGAACATCAAGTctcaatttatttaaaagaagccTACCCACTGCACTATACAGCCTACAGTATGTAATAATAATTAGTACATcactgtcatttttgttttaaatacagaagcgtattagggccacggagaagaaaaaaaaatacggacacagtgaagggaaaaaaaaaagtgtagtgtatgtcgagaataaagtcaacatgccgaatttattctcgacatttccactttagtcTCGGCGCTTATGTCAAAATTAAactcaacatgttgactttattctcaacatttccactttagtcTTGATGTtcatgtcgagattaaagtggatatgttcactttaaagtagaacattgtaaacttcatcttaaaatcaacgtttaatttactagattttcacAAACaccatcataagttaatgtagcacattaaatgttttgtgttaagtgttccccgacccatgttaaccgctacgtgcttcttaaactgacttcttcttccactgagaggaggcgcaggcagcaatcgccacacagaatactttcattttatgacattcctgctctctgaacatttagaatgctaagataaatacttgatatcattttcatgatgaaatgcattgaagcatgTAGTAAATATGTGGCGGCACAGAGGCGTGGAGGTTGCGCTTCTGTCTCATAATAAGGGGTAACAGCAAGAATAAAGTAgtaatgtcgagaataaagtggaaatgtcggctttaatctcgacataaacggtGAGAATAAAATTGACATGTCAGTTTCTCCGTGGCCCTAACACGTTTCTGTATTTAAATGGTGAgtcagacatgttgtttttttctacatttatacATAGTTTCAGCTTGCATTAAATACTTACatataaaagttttgaacatATCCTGTCAATATGAGAGACTATGTAAGCTTCAGGGCAAGGCCTTTTAAATCAggagaaaaggaaaatataaactaACCAAGATGAACTACATGGAAATCAATAATCAAGATAACAAGGTCAGTGTACAAAACCAAAATGCCAGAGTCAAAAACCAGGATAAGCATAATAACTGAGCCAAAACATAAGCAAAAAGATGTGGGCCAAATGatcagaaataaaattttataaccAGGTTGTACAAAAAATACTAGAGAGTCTTTAAGTTAAACTACACAAACTTAGACAAACCTGGAAGTGCACAAGGTTGACCTTTTATACCAGCTTGGTAAAATGTCACATGTCACATACTCCTGGCCATCCTGCCTAATAACAGCAAGAAACTGTCAAAACAACTGGTACAAAATGGTGATGcagaaaaatgtgatttaaatgtaaaaatattaatgcATCATTATGTTAATAAATGTTTCAAGGTTTCAGTTGTATTTTGGTGTTATGGAACACATActagaagaataaaaaaagccaaatcatGACACTAATAAGGCCTCATGTGGAATACTTTCTACAGCTTTAGTCTCCATATTCCAAAAAAGacgtagcagcactagagaaggtccagagaagaatgactagTCTGATTCCAGGACTAACTAAAAAGTATGAGCTCTGAAAAGACTGAAGGAGTTTTTGGTTTAATCAAATGTAAATTAAGAGGTAACACgactgatgtgtttaaaattttgaaaggaaTTTGTAACAGTAGATTCCAGttgttaaaatttaaagtaaattctgcaattcgattttgcacaaatgttaaaaacagtttttcttcacgcaaacaaccacagacacatagaataaaagaccaagtagtgtggtggagagaagGACTTAAGGAACCTTCAAATTTcaacttcatgttatttttttacaatctctgtgaataggatggatgaagTTGTTGacctgaatagcctgttcttgttACAGTTCCTCTCATGTTCTAAAAAAAGTTTTCAAGTCTTCTACTCTTTAGAGCTTTTTCCGAATCTAACAAGCTGGACATAGCTGGAATGACAAAATGTGAGCCTTAGACAAGAAACATGCTTTGTGCCTGTTGTACCAGATATTCTTATTTGATTATACTTGTGTGGTGCTGGTTCCAACAAGTTAAACCACCATTAAAAGTGATAATTTTCTATAATATTTTGAGGTGTGCGTGGATGTTTCCGGGCAACTATTAGagtcaagaaaaaatatattttataaggaATATGTGCCTGATGCAAAATGTACTTGTCCACCCCAATAGATATGTAAAGCAGCTCTTCGTACTTCTGCACATAGCAACATTTTAGGGTACACTTGTGTCCTAATATAGTCAAGGAAGGTTAATGCCTTCCAAGAAAGGGAAAATAGAGAGAATGACAGAGAAAAGAAGATAAGAGAAGAAAGGGAACCTCTTGTTCTGATAGACCAGTGAGGAGAGAGACAGGATGCAGGACCAGAGCCCAGAGTGTAGACTCCTGCAGGAAATAAAGCAAACAGTGACAACTGGTCCCCACCACCAAATCAACAGATGACATTACAGAACTTCCAAAAAGGAGATATTGGGTCAGTTTGATATTACCTTGGATGCTTCTGGAGTGACTGTTACCCGGAAAAGATACATAGATATTGTCATCCCAGCCATCATAGACAGGAGGAGGCCATGCCGAGGATTGCCATGGGTGCGAAGGCCATACTATTTGTGATAAGACAAAAAAAAGGTAGCTTTGATAATGAGAAAATTAATTGAACTGAGGGAAGATTTACACAACTTTCAGCTATAAGTGCACCTAACCTCTAAAACCCTACCTTGGCCACAGCTCGGTCTGACAGGTACCCTGCTGCCAAGCTGCCTGCGAAGCCCCCAATTTCAAGAGCACTCATGTATGAGCTTCCTGAAACACAAAGGGGAAAAACCATAATGGAAGCAAGAGGAAAATCTGGGACAGTAAAAGTTATTGAAGTGGAAAAATGGAGGGGTGGGAAGGTGTAAGAAAAGAGACAGCAGAGAGCTGGGTAATTTGGAGTTTTTTGGGCCTGGATTTACACAGCTGTCCATGTATGCTACAGATAATGGGGCATGGCATAATTTAGGAAGGAATTATTTGAAGATTTTGAATTGGAAAAGGACTCAGATATGCTGCAGTTAAAATAACTGTAAGGTTCAACTTATTCTGTAGTCGGTGTTTGGGTAGCAAGTCCCAGTTTGCAGCAGGTGATGGAGGGAGAGTGAAAATTTGATCTTATTTGAGGGTGGTTGCTTGAGGCAGAGAACACATAGAGAAAGGGCAGTGATATGAAGCCTGGATAACAGTATGTGATATAACTCAGTTGAAGAGCAGGCCCATGGGAGAACTAAGCAGTAGAGAATGGGACCTGGAGTATGAGGACAATAGTTGTTTTGAAAATTGAGCAAAGCCTGATCAGTTACTAATCTAGAGTGAAACAGCAATTTATATAAACAAACTAGTAAAGCAATTCTTGCTTCCTCTGACATCTCAGCATTTAAAATAAGGACCTAGAATACAGGATTGAAGGAAAGTTGAGTTTGAAGTCTTTTAAGCACCACAGACCCTTTAAGTGGTAGGTAGGATTGTAGATCCAGCTGTATGATGGGTAATGTAGCCGAGAGTGAAGGGTCCAAGTATTCTTCTGATACAAAGGATTATGTGGGGAGGTGGAGAACATTTAAGGATAGTGTCCAAGCATGAGGTTTGATACTGTAAGAGTCCAACTAAGCTACAAAATATTTGGTGGGGAATCCATATATGCTGCAGGTAGAGGGTAGCAGGGTCCATTCTGAAATGATGCAGATCATACACATTTTCTAAGTGAATACATTTGTGAAAGTGGAGGTATTTGACAAGGAGTCAAGAGGGCAACAGGTAAATGTCACTTGAGGATGACAAACGGTGTCAGGGTACACATATGGTAGTGGGAAAATAtggtttatatacagtggtgtgaaaaactatttgcccccttcctgatttcttattcttttgcatgtttgtcacacaaaatgtttctgatcatcaaacacatttaaccattagtcaaatataacacaagtaaacacaaaatgcagtttttaaatgaaatttagggagaaaaaatccaaacctacatggccctgtgtgaaaagtaattgcccctgaacctaataactggttgggccacccttagcagcaataactgcaatcaagataacttgcaatgagtcttttacagcgctctggaggaattttggcccactcatctttgcagaattgttgtaattcagctttatttgagggttttctagcatgaaccgcctttttaaggtcatgccatagcatctcaattggattcaggtcaggactttgactaggccactccaaagtcttcattttgtttttcttcagccattcagaggtggatttgctggtgtgttttgggtcattgtcctgttgcagcacccaagatcgcttcagcttgagttgatgaacagatggccggacattctccttcaggatttttaggtagacagtagaattcatggttatctatcacagcaagccttccaggtcctgaagcagcaaaacaaccccagaccatcacactaccaccaccatattttactgttggtatgatgttcttttctgaaatgctgtgttccttttacgccagatgtaacgggacatttgccttccaaaagttcaacttttgtctcatcagtccacaaggtattttcccaaaagtcttggcaatcattgagatgtttcttagcaaaattgagacgagccctaatgttctttttgcttaacagtggtttgcgtcttggaaatctgccatgcaggccgttttgcccagtctctttcttatggtggagtcgtgaacactgaccttaattgaggcaagtgaggcctgcagttctttagacgttgtcctggggtctttgtgacctctcggatgagtcgtctctctgctcttggggtaattttggtcggccggccactcctgggaaggttcaccactgttccatgtttttgccatttgtggataatggctctcactgtggttcgctggagtcccaaagctttagaaatggctttataacctttaccagactgatagatctcaattacttctgttctcatttgttcctgaatttctttggatcttggcatgatgtctagcttttgaggtgcttttggtctacttctctgtgtcaggcagctcctatttaagtgatttcttgattgaaacaggtgtggcagtaatcaggcctgggggtggctacggaaattgaactcaggtgtgatacaccacagttaggttatttttaacaaggggcaattactttttcacacagggccatgtaggtttggattttttctcctaaataataaaaccatcatttaaaaactgcattttgtgtttacttgtgttatatttgactaatggttaaatgtgtttgatgatcagaaacattttgtgtgatgcAAAAGTAAGAAatccagtttttcacaccactgtaggtggcAATTGTTTACCAAAAGTGAAAGAGTTTGTTTTTGCAGTGGTGTATATGTGGGCAGGCTCAGGTATACTGAAAGTGCAAAGGCTTGGATAGATTATCTTTATATACTACAGGTGAACAGATGTGAGGACAGTGGCCAGGTATGCCTGAAGACAAGGGGATGTGGCCCGATTGAGATATACTATAGCTGAAGGGACAATAAACTTTAGGCATATGACAGACAAAAGGAAGTAGGAAAGTCAGACATTCTGTAGCTAAAAAGGTTTGATTGCAGTCAGGTATGCTGTTAAGTCAATGCTTCTCAACATGCAGGTCACCAACAAAACCCTCCCCACTGAGCTCTTTGACGGCTGTAAGTGACAGGAGTTGAGCTGACAGGGTTTCAGGATGGTGGATCAATTACAGTAACTGAGACAGAAATAACAATTAGGAATGGGACAAGTGAAAGCCAAGTGAATGTTTGGGATGGGGGTGATACTATATATATAGGTTTGGATATCAGGCGTAATGCAAGCAAAGGAACACAAGTGGGGTTTTCAAAGAGACTTAATTTAATGACTGGAGAATGTTGCTGGGTTTAGGATTGCTGTAGGAGAATTGGGGGGGAAAGAGTGCATTCGGGTAAAATGAAGAAGGTGAAAATCTACCCATTAGAGTAGTCTGGCCCTTCTCCTGGATGAGGAATAGTTGTCCCCAGTCAGTGCAGACAGTCTTCACTCCAAAAACGACGAGATATCCGAAGGAAAGCACCCAGAGGTATGGGGAGGACAAGAACTCCTTTAATGTGCTCTCATTTGAATCAGAAGATCCTGaggacaagagagagagagagagagagagagagagaaaagagaaacatGGAAAGAGAATGAGCAAGCAGCAACTAACAGAAAGTCAGTTTGGAAGTAGAaaccacttttgttttgtttctttgcaaGATGTAACTGCCCAGTGCAAATGCCATGGCCAGAAATTGTAGCAGAAAAAAATTTCAGACATTCTCTAGTCTACATGCAAATACAAGTGCGCCCCCTGGGCCCAGCATTGGAGTTTCTTATTAACTAACAGTTGTTTTTTAGATGTCTGGACAACGTGTTCTCTGGGCAGAGTGCAATGAACCCCCCTGACTGGGAGACCGTATGCCCCCACCCCCACCTAATTCCTTTAGCTAATACCTTCGTGTCAAGCTCTATGAGATGACTGGTTTGCTGCCAGTTGCACACAATTCATAAAAGCCTTGTGTGAAGTCAGCAGTAAAACACAAGCACTCAAGGAGAGAGGCACACAGTCAGATCTTTGCCAAACAGAGATGAGGCAGGTGGGAGCTTTATGAAGTGTATCAGTCAaatgacaacaaaacaaaaaaacatttctccaCGTATaagtacaaaacaaaagcagGTGGTTGTTTGGGTTGCTCACCTGCCTTGCCTTTCTTCACCACTTTGTCAAGGTTAGGCAACCCAACATCGGCAGGCTCATTCTTGATGACCAGTAGGCAGAGGAAGGCAGTGCCAGCGCAGATCAAGCCCGACATGGATAATGTGCTCCTCCAGCTGTAGCTCATGGTAGCTACGGTCGCGATGATCGGGCCAAGCCCCCCTGCCAGGTTCATACTACAGGACAAAACTGCCCACCAGGTTCCAAACTGGGATGGTTCAAACCACTACAGCAGAAAAAGAAGAGAGTCTGTGCACCCTTACAAAGCaagtaaaaatagaaaacagCTTTAACAAACTCCCCTGCCATAAAAAAAATAGTGGCACCACAAAGATaacaaataaaacagtaaaaagtacaACATCCATCAAGACTGGGGGTTTGCAAgctaaaaaatattagaaaattaatTCTGGGGGTTGCCAGACATGACACAAACTGTCAGAGTTTGGACACTTGTGAAATTACACATAAGAAATGCTAAATCCTTGCACCCTTCTAGCAAGTAGTCTTATATCctcatactgtacatgaaatagTATCATAAGAGATTTTCCTTTTCTCAGCTGCAAAGAATACTGAATTAACACCAGTGACCCACAGTCCTAACCCCCAAACCTGCTACACTACATCATGTACTGAAAAGTCTTTACGTTGCTATAAATACACCAAATGCAATTCAAGTCCTCAGCCTCAATACCACCAACAAATGGGAATGCTACTATGTATGTGCACATGTGCAAGGGACCTCCGTGAAGTTAAGTATTTAAGGAACTGGTAGTGGGTGAGGGGGGTAGGTTGGGATCTGTGGTGGATCACTTGAAGGTCATCCAAATACGGAGACTGCAGTATCCTTCATGCAAGGCGAAGGTggcttagaattttttttttttttttttactttttagcagCTCTTTGCTTACAGTCAaattaaaaagtttgggaaaccctcccagcctacataataattgactctactttcaacaaaaaacataagtatggtatgtctttcatttcctaggaacatccgagtactggggtgttttctgaacaaagatttttagtgaagcagtatttagttgtatgacataatatcaaatgtgaaaaactggctatgcaaaattttgggtccccttgtaattttgctgatttgaatgcatgtaactgctcaatgccAATTACTTGCACCACCAAACTgtttggattagctcgttaagccttgaatttCATAGACAGATGTGTCCAATCATGGTATTTAAggtttcttaattagtgaccagtttttgctgctgattacttcttttaattgacTCAGgtcccatagttgtttctttttctttaattagtagccaaaaaATAatggagacacaaaacaagccaccacatgaccagctccccatgtgcccattacacaatatctgaaattaaagagaggtgatggtcctggtaaggttgatctctcaggtcaccaaaacattttgacattggtggtcttagaaagaacagaaaaacaacagtttttaaaatgtgtgctgtggaagaatgagagcagcaacaagccatggaattaaataacgggtttaattaacagcacgaattggcttctcattaagaaagtgactggagtgaaattggttggcgtttgaagccccagtttagctggtcatcttttggcttgtttcatgcctcatttctgcttggctgtcatttaataaagaaaggaatcaattcagaggggtgaactcttctaacagggctttTAAGGTGATggggaaaagttaattagcagtgaaaacttgtcaccgattaggaaaaggggcagaatgaaaacctgcagccactgcggccctccaggcatGGAGTTTGCCACCcttggtttaggggaaggctacaaaaagctatctcagaggtatAGACTGTCCGTTTctactgtaaggaatggaatcaggtaatggaaggccacaggcacagttgctgttaaacccagcaggtctggcaggccaagaaaaatacaggagtgtcatatgtgcaggattgtgagaatggttacagacaatccacagatcacctccaaagacctgcaagaacatctcgctgcagatggtgtatctgtacatcgttctacaattcaccgcaatttgcacaaagaacatctgtatggcagggtgatgagaaagaagccctttctgcactcgcgccacaaacagagctgcttgctgtatgcaaatgctcatttagacaagccagattcattttggaacaaagtgctttggactgatgagacaaaaattgagttattttgttaaaacaaaaagtgctttgcatggcggaagaagaacaccgcattccaagagaaacaccagctacctcctgtcacatttggtgaAAGGTTCCataatgctgtggggctgtgtggctagttcagggactggggtccttgttaacgT
Proteins encoded in this region:
- the slc37a4a gene encoding glucose-6-phosphate exchanger SLC37A4a isoform X1, with the translated sequence MATSSYGYYRTTIFMAMFVGYTLYYFNRKTFSFVMPSVMEEIHLDKDDLGLITSSQSAAYAISKFISGVLSDQISARWLFSLGLFLVGIINVVFSWSSTVAVFAVLWFINGLGQGLGWPPCGKVLRKWFEPSQFGTWWAVLSCSMNLAGGLGPIIATVATMSYSWRSTLSMSGLICAGTAFLCLLVIKNEPADVGLPNLDKVVKKGKAGSSDSNESTLKEFLSSPYLWVLSFGYLVVFGVKTVCTDWGQLFLIQEKGQTTLMGSSYMSALEIGGFAGSLAAGYLSDRAVAKYGLRTHGNPRHGLLLSMMAGMTISMYLFRVTVTPEASKESTLWALVLHPVSLLTGLSEQEIWILSLGAIFGFSCYGPIALFGVIANESAPSNFCGTSHAIVALMANVGGFLAGLPFSTIAKHYSWETAFWVAEVMCGVTTVALILLRNMRTKMGRVAKKSQ
- the slc37a4a gene encoding glucose-6-phosphate exchanger SLC37A4a isoform X2 — translated: MATSSYGYYRTTIFMAMFVGYTLYYFNRKTFSFVMPSVMEEIHLDKDDLGLITSSQSAAYAISKFISGVLSDQISARWLFSLGLFLVGIINVVFSWSSTVAVFAVLWFINGLGQGLGWPPCGKVLRKWFEPSQFGTWWAVLSCSMNLAGGLGPIIATVATMSYSWRSTLSMSGLICAGTAFLCLLVIKNEPADVGLPNLDKVVKKGKAGSSDSNESTLKEFLSSPYLWVLSFGYLVVFGVKTVCTDWGQLFLIQEKGQTTLMGSSYMSALEIGGFAGSLAAGYLSDRAVAKYGLRTHGNPRHGLLLSMMAGMTISMYLFRVTVTPEASKIWILSLGAIFGFSCYGPIALFGVIANESAPSNFCGTSHAIVALMANVGGFLAGLPFSTIAKHYSWETAFWVAEVMCGVTTVALILLRNMRTKMGRVAKKSQ